In Pristis pectinata isolate sPriPec2 chromosome 2, sPriPec2.1.pri, whole genome shotgun sequence, the sequence ctccaccaccactataccccaggcagcgcattccatgcaccaaccactctctgggtgaaaaatctccctctgatgtctcccttgaacttcccacccattaccttaaagccatgtcctcttgtattgagcattggtgccctgggaaagaggcgctggctgtccactctatctattcctcttaatattttgtacacctctatcatgtctcctctcatcctccttctctctaaaaaaggtgcagaggagatttatgaggatgctgcctggtttagagagtatgcattatgaggagagactaagggagctagggcttcattctttggagagaaggaggatgagaggagacatgatagaggtgtacaaaatattaagaggaatagatagattggacagccagcgcctctttcccagggcaccaatgcttaatacaagagggcatggctttaaagtaatgggtgggaagttcaagggagatagggaggttttttaccctgagagtggttgggggcatggaatgcgctgcctggggtagtggtggaggcaggtacattggtcaaatttaagagattactagataagcatatggaggaatttaaaatagagggatatgtgggaggaaggggttagatagtcttaggtgaggtttaaaggtcggcacaacattgtgggccgaagggcctgtattgtgctgtactgttctatgttctatgttgtatgacaggatactctccacttgccggtgttacgagccaggttgctacttggtgaatgtccctttaaggcacccgGGCAGtagagtagttgtgtgtgtgtgttatctacaagacggcaagactataactggagcgtactggaTGTTTGCACAGAGtcgaaaagagagagagagagagagagagagagactgagactgCTGGTCTcggtatctatggatgaagaacaatactgtagctgtgtctgtcactgcaatccatgtatggatttttggagcaatcaagtggagtccagtTTGTCATTAACCCTGTACtagaaagcaggtatttctgtgggcggccacgtatcaagtgccctcggtgtggcagatacttcggaacaaagcaaaggagatcatcagtgattgagattGCTcatgttctaccttatgacttgctgaactgaactttgagaactattcctagacttggggtttgggaatttgccacacacacacactttgagtttatttttggggtcaatgtttaatatctaatgtttttacttttcttattattacaagtagttattaataaaatagattctaacacttatacatggctcattgtgtttctattgttgctgggaCGTAACACCAGAATTAGTGCTGCTCTAACAACTTTCATAAAGATCAATACCATCCAGTACAAAGCCACCTGCTGTATTAGAAcccctttcagaatcagaatcaggtgtattatcactgacttatatgttgtggaatttgttgttttgtggcagcgccACCCTGAACActtgtgcacagtggctgcagtgcgtaTCATCTATAAAGTACATCGCAGTTGCTCAGCTGGGCTACGCCAACAGTATCTCCCAAACCTGTAACCTCTACCACTGAGAACAGAACTGTTGCCATAAGGACCATGGCAACAGGAAACACCATCAGCTTCAGGTAACCCTTCAagtcctgacctggaaataaatTGCAGCTCCTTCTTCCTCACTCACTCAAAGTCCCTGGAGCTGACCCCCAATAGACTGTGGGAGCACATTCACCACTTTGTGCAGCGGCTCGAGAAGGTTGCTACCCCCCAACTTCATCAGgggcaatgcccacatcccaaaaatgcatCAAACACAAAAAGGATTGTTGCGTGGCTAATCTTCTGCATGCTTAGAGCTAAGACCTTTTGCATGCGATGATTGACTAATAATTCTACATCCCCCACTTAGAACTGCAATTACAACACATAACATCTAATGGATAGCCAGCTGCTTCTCCGAGCCATATGCCAAGTACAACTGGTGTCCATTCATATATTGCATTCTGACTGAGGGCAGATCAAATTCAAGCCTTACCTACAAAGTAAGGGTTAATTTACCATTGGatcccttgtaattttttttgcctttggAATATTTCCTTAGAGATGAGCTGCAATCAGTGCTGAAGAGCTCCATTATGCCAGGAGGGATCTAGAGATTTAAGGTGCAAgtcctcccctgcccccagaatacaGGTCTGTATTCAGAACTGGTTCTTCAGTCCACATTTGGTGGGGCAGCCTGGAGTGAGTGTTGAGCCAAAACCTTTTGACTCAGAAATGCCAGCGCTGCAATTGGTAAAtaggtaaattagtaaattggtttattattgtcacatgtaccgaagtgcagtggaaaacttgtcttgcataccgttcatacagatcaattcattacacagtgcattgaggtagtacaaggtaaaacaatacagaatgcagagtaaagtgtcacagctacagagaaagtgcattgcaggtagacaataaggtgcaaggtcacaacaaagtagattgtgaggtcaagagtccatcttatcgtactagggaaccattcaaatagtcttatgacagtgggatagaagctgtccttgagcctggtggtacatgcttttaggcttttgtattttctacctgatgggagggtggggtggggggggtggaaagacagaatgtccagggtaggtggggttcttgattatgctggctgctttaccaaggcagcgagaagtatagacagagtctataggggggaggttggtttccatggtgtgctgagctgtgtccacagctctctgcaggttcttgtggtcatgggcagagcagttgctatacgaagccgtgatgcatccggataggatgctttctatggtgcagcgataTAAATGTCCCTTCGTGCACATCCTACAGGTATCATTGCTGTGTCTAAAGACCGTATTTGTGTCAAAAGGTCTGGAGCGGGATTTGAACTCTTCACTCTGACTTAGAATGGGAAAGCTGCTGCACGATGAAAGTTCATTCACAGTCCACTGTATTTCTTGCGACTTATTGCACTTTCACTGCAAAACTGCAGTTGGAACTCTGAAGATATCTGAGTTTGATTGACATCCTTcatgtctgcttcaccattcagtaacatcatggctgatctttcacctcagtacCACGCTCtcacactaaccccatatcccttgactccctcaGTTTGGAGAAATCTGATCTGTGGCTGTCGTcagcttgttttaaaaaaacattatttgtgATCATCCCACCATTATGTGGTTCCAGTTTTAATATACTGCAAGATGGTACCTTTCTTcccttttaaaaacttctatttgTGCAAAATTTAATAGCACACACATACAGAAGAAGTCAACTAATGTGTCAGCCACTGATCCTCTAAACACCCCactttccttccaccaccattccaTGCAGCTGAGAAACCTCCCTGGCATCTTTATGAGCTGTCAAATTTTCTGTGAATGAAATTCCAGGACAAAAACACTCTCAGgtattgtgaaaatcaaaaaaaaatcaagaggatggaagtctgaaataaaaatagaaaatgctagaaatactcagcagatcaggctgcctctgtgggaagagaaatggagctaatgtgtcaggtcaaagaccctttcctAGTGTGCTATATGCAGAAGGTTCGCGTTGTGGTGTGATGTTCAATACTAAGCAGGCACACTTATTAAAAAGTTACTCTTCAGTGATCTGATCATTTCCAATGTGCaattaatatttctttttaaaaactaaaagtgAAACccaaatgtcaacacaacattgttggccgaagcgcctgtactgtgctgtagtgttctatgtttccctCAGTTCTAACCTTTAGTTAGTgttctaacctttccctcaatgtcaacaaaagagctggtcattgacttcaggaaagggggcggtgcacatgcacctgtctacatcaatggtgctgaggtcgagagggttgagagcttcaagttcctaggagtgaacatcaccaacagcctgaactggtcaaatcatgtagatgtcatggccaagaaagctcaccagcacctctacttcctcaggaggctaaagaaatttggtttgtccccattgactctctccagcttttaccgatgcaccatagaaagcatcctatctggatgtatcacagcttggtacggcaactgctctgcccaggaccgtaagaagctgcagagagttgtggacacagcccagcgcatcacggacaccagcctcccctccttggactctgtctttgcctcttgttatcttggtgaagcagccagcataatcaaagaccccactcacccgggacattctcacttctctcctcttccatcgggtagaagatacaggagcctgagggcacgtaccaccagacttaaggacagcttctaccccactgtgataagactattgaacggttcccttatacaatgagatggcctatgacctcacgatctaccttgttgtgaccttgcaccttattgcactgcactttctctgtagctgtgacactttactctgtactgttattgttttaacctgtactacatcaatgcactctgtactaactcaatgtaactgcactgtgtaatgaattgacctgtacgatcggtttgtaagacaagcttttcactgtaccttggtacaagtgacaataataaaccaataccaataccaatatgttctatgttctaaaaatcaAACCATCTTCCTAAGCAGATTCAGGTAACATGTAACATCTACTTTCTGCAGTGGGTTAATTAATTCACTTCCTCTTTGGTTTATGTTGAGTTTTTTCTTTACAAAACCTTGGAACACCACCATGTGAACAGCGGAATGAGATTGATGAAATTACTATCATTACCTTCATTATTGGATCTTGTGTACAAATACACACATTATCTCAACAGATACACCGAGTGATGGTGAATCACAAAAGTTCACAACCTCGGAAGATGAGATAAACCATTTCCTATGTAGATTTTAAATTAGCAATCAGATGAATTTGGACTTTACCAAAGTGAGCCAGAGGGACTACTGCAAATCCCACATGGCAAGctgtaaaactgaattcaatatgCATGGGATTAATAAGGTAGCTTTTTTTAGAACAaaaatcatttcattttaaaatacttcAGGACAGAGAATATGCCTCTTCTATAAACAATACGTGTCTCTACTCACACCCTGCAGGGATTACCATCAACAAGTAGCAAACAGAAGGGCAATAAATGAGGTTTTGACATCGAGATCTGCTGCTAGAATAAAGAAAACTCCCATCAATCATACActtgaaactggagcaccttgcCTGAGTTGGATGTTTTGTCAGCCCACTGAAATAGAAGTTATTTCAATTACTGAATCATGTCAGTGCAAGACAGTGAACAAGACAAAATGAGCAGCGACCATTAGTGTTTTTGCAATAGATCAGAAGTTTATTAAGTTCTATGTTTACCACAGGCAATAACTGACAGGCAGGTCACAGGCCTTGGTTCCAGGTTTTCCTCAGATGGAGGCAACATTGTCTTCTATGTGGTTCTTCTCTCCTGTCTTCGATGTGGTATTTGTGCCCTTAAATCCTTCTTCCACATGTTTAGCTCTGTCCCTCAAATCCTCAGATAAAATTGATATCCATAAATAGAGTCCAATTGGTTTCATTGGCTTTAGAGATCAAAAATACATCTGCCATTTAGGAGCCACACAGTTCAGCGCCTCACAGTAGTTGTGCTGTTGTTATCTCCCTCATACAGATACTGTCTTCTTATGGAGCAGAAACTTGTTTATTACATTAAAAGGTCCAACAATTTAGACAACTTGATGATGATATTACAAGTCTATCACATGGAAAACTATCACCTCTGTGGTTTCTGCTCTTCTGAAAATACAGTCTCACCAATTGCCATCCAGTCTCAAGAACAATCGCTCATGTTTTTGCCAATTTAATGACCATACAGCTTTGAGTCTGGCTTTATGTTTTGATATAAAAAAcataagatagatatttatttattagtcacatgtacatcgaaacacacagtgaaatgtgcatttttgcgttactgagagtgttctgggggcagcctgcaagtgtcaccactcttccggtgccaacatagcatgcccacaacttcctaacctgtacatctttggaatgtgggaggaaaccggagcactcagaggaaacccatgcagacacatggggagaacatacaaactcattacagacagcagcgggaattgaacctgggtcgcgggggctgtaatagcgtttatactaaccgctacactactgtgccacccacctAAGAGTTTGACCCCAAAGTGATTTGAACATGTAGTATTCTGATCTGGAGTCAGACACGCTACCGATGCACCACAAGGTCCTATGTGCATCTGATTGAATGTTAACGGTTACTGCTACTTTAAcaaagaagtatttaaaattatgtcaGTTCTGTAGCATCTTCCCAGGTAATTACAAAACCATGAATCCTTATATCATGACCAGGATTCATGGATTTACTGCACTGGACGAAATCATTGTTTTTCAAAGAAGCTGGAAGAAAGCCgaattgcaaaagaaaaatctGAATTGTTTCTCATCAAACTACTTTAAACTGGATTGCTAAAGAGAGTTGTTAAATTTAATCTCTTTCAAAAAAGTTTTTTATTTTAGTTCCTTACCAACAGTAGCCACAAGGGCTGAAGACGAGATAGAAGAGCATCATTCTCCAATGAGGTAGAGACTCAGACCACCACAGATTGTAGCACATTACAGAAGAAGCTACGGTTTAAACAGTTCTGCATTTCACATTAGATTGAAATACTTAATCCTTTAATTAAAGGTTGAAGCACAGCTTGTGAATGTACTTTCCAGATTATGAAATTCACTCTTGCACCACCAGCCCCCAATCCAACGTAAGACAGAATAATGTCACTCCCTTTGTAAATCATTATAAAATATTGATGATCAGATTCCTACTTTCTGAGGTAATGTATAAACTGGGGTAAAGATTATCCTGATATTTCACCTTCCTAGCTCACTTGAGAGTATAGAGCTATAAATTTGTCTAGTGTAAAGTGGGTGGTTTGGATAAGTGCCTATTGTAGGCAGCTCTCGAACTGCAGCTCCATTGCAGTAAATGGAAATAAATTCCAGGCACCGTGTACAACACGCAGTCCATCCAATCCACCAAATTTGTGCCAGCGCCAGATATTAGTACCTGCTCCTTTCTATCTCTGATGATCAAGAGGGGAGACATGAAGTTTCAGTCACTTTCATCTGCCCTTCAAGTAGCACTTTCTGGGGAAGGAAGATCTGAGTATTGTGATCCCCCTCCATATAGTCAAGCACACTGGGGGTCCACATTTGTTCTAATTGCAGTAATAAAAGACACATgaaagcatggtagtgtagcggttagcataacactatcacagcgccagcgacccgggtttaattcccgccgctgtctgtaaggagtttgtacgttctccctgtgtctgcgtgggcttcctcccacattccaaagacatacgggttaggaagttgtgggcatgctaggttggcattGGAGGTAtggtgacacatgcgggctgcccttagaacactcaatgcaaaagatgcatttcactgggtgtttcgatgtacatatgataaataaataagtatcttatcttTCAACTTCTGCAGGAGGTAATGGAGCACGTGCCTAATATTCATTTGCTTGAAGATACAGTACTATGAATACAGTATTAAAGGCAAGCTTTAAAAAAAGGCCTTTTGCTGGGGTGAAAACTGGATGACCTGCAGCTGTGCAAAAGGGCATCACATAGGAAGGAGTGCTGCAGGTTGAGGCTCTTGTTCAGgtaatggagagatatagaccatgtggagGGAATAgtctaaattggcatcatagtcgacatggacattgcgggccaaagggcctgttcctgtgctgtactgttctatgcactTCTTCAGAGCCAGTTGTCCTACAATGCAACAACAACCAGACTTGGAAGtaactcattggctgtaaagtgctaaAGGGTGTCCTGAAGTCATGAAACTCTTTACTTCAGTTTCTTGAATAATTCATTGAGTGCTTTTATTTGCAGCAATGTAGGAGGGGAAAAAATGTGGCCAACCTAGGGGAAGACAGTTATCATTCAAAACAGCACCTTTACCTACACCTGATCTATTGCACTCAGTCCGATAGGTAATGCTCAAATTACCAGCCAGTCAGCTCAAGCTTAGAGGAGTAACTGTGCTGGCAGAAAAACAAGCTGGATTCAGAGGGGGGAAGAACCATAGAGCAGACCTTCAGCATCCAAGTTATGGTGTAAAGAACTGTGATTACCACAAAAACCTTCAGCATAACTTCATGGATTCAAGCAATTTAAATGAGATTTGGAGCAAGAAAGCATACCACTTTGAATGTTAGTATCTAATAGGGTAAGACTTTTTTGCTGTTGTAAATAGTGCAGCCTTTACTCTCATGAAGAGCTGACTGTAAAACACAGCACAGGCATTTGCTTAACTATTTTGTTGTCAATCAAATTCAGATATCTTGAAAGAGTTCCAACTGCAGTTTTGCAGTGAAAATGCAATGAGCTACAAAATACGCCCAAGTGCATTTCAGCAGAGCGGAAAGCAATTTATTTTCACTACTTAAGTTGAAATCTTATTTTAAACTCAGCATGATTTTCAAGGAATCTTTCAAGCATTACTTACGATAGTATTTCCATGCAAACCCAGCAACAATCGTGAAAACCAAAACTATTTTGGAAAGAAGTATATAATCTGGCTGCCTTATATCCCCAGTTGGCTCTTCTGGCAGCTTGGTTTGTGACCTTTGCTGAGAGGGTAAAGGAACATATTTGTTGGACAAAGCATCAATTGCTCCTTCTTCCAAATAACACCCACTAACATCTCCCAAGTTCCCTGCTTCAAATTCACAGTCATTGCCTGCTTCATTTTCATAATCAGGTTCCTGATAAATGTGTCCACTGTACTTCCGAACATCTTCATTGGACAGATGAGTCTGGTTTTCTTTAGCGTTAAAGTAATGCTTGTCATGGCTCACTTCATGACGTGTACGGAATGAATCTCCTCCCTCTGAAACTTTTTGGCGTGACATTTTACCTGATCCTACCTCTGTAAATCTATCTGGATGTGTGGGATTACAACCGACGTCTCCCATGTATTCTGCTTTGTATTCATGCTCAAGAGTTTGATTCTGTGTTAGTACATTTGCATCACCAGTCCACGCTGGGACTTGCACACCAGGGTTCAGGAACTCTCGATTATTCTTCATCAGGCTTGCGTCGAGGGAGTCTTGTTTGGCACAAACACTTGCCTCGTTGTCGGTTACAGCAGAACTGTTTCCAATAGAGCCATCACTGGATCCAGAATCTATCATTAGCTCACCACTGGAAATTGAAACACTGCTGTTACTGAGTTGCACATTCTTCTCGAACTCAAGTTCAGAGTTAGCCTCACTATCAACAGGGTGTGAGCTTGTAAGGACAAGACTTTGTATAACTTCAGTGCTACTTATTGGATTAGGCTTATTCTTACAAGGGAACTGAATGTTATAATTCTGGTTCAAAATGTCTTCTTGATCAAGGCCTGCACCTTCATCCAAGGCAGTTATTTTTTTCAGAGCATCAAAATTCATCTGTATATTCAAGGGATTGTTAACATCATAAAAAGGTTCTTGCAGTCGATCATTCTGGTAACCTCGCAGTGCCTGAATCTTTTGTTCCTTGATGGAGTTTTCATCACTGAAGTCATCTGAAACATGTTTGGGTACAGGACGATGGTTGAGTGGTGCAGAGCTGCCCGAACCATTGTTTCCTGTGTTGCTTGTTGTGTTTTCACTGAACTGTAAATCTCTACTTGATATTGAACAACCACCTTCAGGGAGGTCACAGGTAGACTCAGTTGCTAATTCATTATTCCCAACATTACTCATCAATACTCCAGGTTTATCAATAACTGGCAGACTCGTCTCTCGTGATGGTCTGGGTGGGTGCACTTGGATTGTTGGTGGAGGGGCGATGACAATGGCTTCATCAGATATTATTCCTCCTTTAGCTTGGTTAGTACTGCGTACATTGCACTTTTCACCAGTGTTACCTTGATTTGAATGTTTGGTCTGATTCTgttgaccctggggaaaatcaCTTGATTTTGATAGATCAGAAAGCGCCGTCTTCTCctttaaaagcaaaaaatacAATTGACCTAGTTAATCATACATTCCATTCATTAAAAGCAATAAATTATATAATATTTATATATTCACATTAATTTATCTGCAACCATATGGCTGGGCATATTCCTCACTCcaccattactatcaagccaggaAATCAACCCTGGTTTGATATTCCTGCCGGGAGCAGCATCAGGCAGAGCCAAAAATGATGAGAAGCCGGCCTAGTGAAGCTGTAATACAGGATTAGTTGTGCACTGAACAACAAGAACAGCGTGCAgcagacagagctaagcaatctcgCAACCaaaggatcagatcaaagctctgcattcCTACCACATCtattggtggtggacaattaaacagtgaATGGGAGGAGGATCCAAGATAGGGCCTGGCACGAGAGTACtgaagaaaaggctgaagcattgacAGTGACGTTCAGCTGGAAGTGCCGAACAGATGATGTACCTCGGCTTTATCCCGAGATCCCTGTCGTCACGGAAGTCAGGCTCCTGCcttttcaattcactccacatgatatgaagaaatggctgagagcactggataaagCAAAGACGatgggaccaggcaacatcccagttgtACCATTGAAAACccatgctccagaactagctgtatctctagccaagctattccagttCAGTTACAATACTGACATCCACCCGACAATGCAGAAAATTGGCTGGGAACATCCCATTCACAcacaaaaaggacaaatccaatctagttaattactgcccaatcagtctattctcaattatcagcaaagtaaTAGATGCCATCATTGACAGTGCAATTCCTCACCAGTAGCCTACTCATAACACCCAGTTTGAATTTCACCAGGAGCACTCATCTCCAGACCTGGGCCAGACATGGAGCAAAGATCTGAATCCCAGAGGGGAGGTGAGAATGACCGCCCTTAACATCCAAGTTCACTGTTgaactgaagtcaataggcaCCAAAGGGGAAACAATCCAAGTGGCTGGAGGCACACCTTCCAATTCCATTTTCAACTCGTTAGCCAcggaagcagcccatgcctgaatgcaaTAAGACCTAGTCAACATTCAGGCATCGGCTAAGTGGCGAGTAATATTCAGACCACAGAAGTTCAAGGTgacgaccatctccaacaagagagaatctaaccacttattcctgacattcaatggcactatcACAGCTGAAACTACTATAAACCTGAACTCAACTGTGGCtagaagagcaggtcagagattaggtatcctgcagcaagcgATTCACCTCTTGacaacccaaagcctttccaccatctacaaggctaaATCAAGGAGCACGATGGATTACTCTCCACTGTGCacatcagcacatcacggaaaccagcctcccctccatggactatgtctatacttctcactatcttggtaaagcagccagcataaccaaaaactccatccacccaggacagtctctcttctcccctctcccattgggcagaagatacaaaagcctgaaagcttgtACCACATGTAAGACtactgtcccctagtacgataagatggactgttgacctcacaatttaccttgttatgaccttgcaccttattgtctacctgtactgcactttctctgtagctgtgacactttactctgttctgttattgcttcaccttgtactacctcaacgcactgtgtaatgaattaatctgtacgaacagtatgcaagacaagtttttcactgtccctcagtacaagtgacaataataaaccaattccaattccaaattagCTGGACGTGTACAGCTTCAGCAACTCTCAGGAAACTTGATACCATCCTGGAAAAAG encodes:
- the mavs gene encoding mitochondrial antiviral-signaling protein isoform X2 codes for the protein MPFVGDELYKYIKERMPSFLLVNVTELLPHLSCLTQMDQERVRAQVRMEGNESAVPMLLDSVRRRRNWERQLINALRRNEYHDLADGLENKLGSLAPRRQSPPGDNSTECKLPVQEMGNPLDKEESKDHRLPIQEKTALSDLSKSSDFPQGQQNQTKHSNQGNTGEKCNVRSTNQAKGGIISDEAIVIAPPPTIQVHPPRPSRETSLPVIDKPGVLMSNVGNNELATESTCDLPEGGCSISSRDLQFSENTTSNTGNNGSGSSAPLNHRPVPKHVSDDFSDENSIKEQKIQALRGYQNDRLQEPFYDVNNPLNIQMNFDALKKITALDEGAGLDQEDILNQNYNIQFPCKNKPNPISSTEVIQSLVLTSSHPVDSEANSELEFEKNVQLSNSSVSISSGELMIDSGSSDGSIGNSSAVTDNEASVCAKQDSLDASLMKNNREFLNPGVQVPAWTGDANVLTQNQTLEHEYKAEYMGDVGCNPTHPDRFTEVGSGKMSRQKVSEGGDSFRTRHEVSHDKHYFNAKENQTHLSNEDVRKYSGHIYQEPDYENEAGNDCEFEAGNLGDVSGCYLEEGAIDALSNKYVPLPSQQRSQTKLPEEPTGDIRQPDYILLSKIVLVFTIVAGFAWKYYRK
- the mavs gene encoding mitochondrial antiviral-signaling protein isoform X1 → MPFVGDELYKYIKERMPSFLLVNVTELLPHLSCLTQMDQERVRAQVRMEGNESAVPMLLDSVRRRRNWERQLINALRRNEYHDLADGLENKLGSLAPRRQSPPGGTSAPFPKHTTADDSPATHFVSPPRSQFSVPLPDHSPHTVVVSDNRLSSSVIVPPAVYLQPNVTELQPTVHNQQSASGTPSPSAPVPHSVPGTPIPNIPAAQSTPVPQSVPGTPILNTPVQSTAVPQSVPGIQTPNTPAQCTPVPHTTPGTAIPSTPVAQSTPSTTAPGTHMPHQSDLPAAVSNTSGESSSAPLLLSDSSFQDNSTECKLPVQEMGNPLDKEESKDHRLPIQEKTALSDLSKSSDFPQGQQNQTKHSNQGNTGEKCNVRSTNQAKGGIISDEAIVIAPPPTIQVHPPRPSRETSLPVIDKPGVLMSNVGNNELATESTCDLPEGGCSISSRDLQFSENTTSNTGNNGSGSSAPLNHRPVPKHVSDDFSDENSIKEQKIQALRGYQNDRLQEPFYDVNNPLNIQMNFDALKKITALDEGAGLDQEDILNQNYNIQFPCKNKPNPISSTEVIQSLVLTSSHPVDSEANSELEFEKNVQLSNSSVSISSGELMIDSGSSDGSIGNSSAVTDNEASVCAKQDSLDASLMKNNREFLNPGVQVPAWTGDANVLTQNQTLEHEYKAEYMGDVGCNPTHPDRFTEVGSGKMSRQKVSEGGDSFRTRHEVSHDKHYFNAKENQTHLSNEDVRKYSGHIYQEPDYENEAGNDCEFEAGNLGDVSGCYLEEGAIDALSNKYVPLPSQQRSQTKLPEEPTGDIRQPDYILLSKIVLVFTIVAGFAWKYYRK